One window from the genome of Malus domestica chromosome 01, GDT2T_hap1 encodes:
- the LOC103426400 gene encoding heat shock cognate 70 kDa protein-like — protein MAGKDEAAGHAIGIDLGTTYSCVAVWQNDHVEIIVNDQGNRTTPSYVAFTNTERLIGDGAFNQVIKNPTNTIFDAKRIIGRRFTDECVQNDIKHWPFKVIGGPSDKPMIVVTYKGVEKQFAAEEISSMILVKMREIAEAYLGSTVKNSVITVPAYFNDSQRQATKKAGATAGLNVMRIINEPTAAAIAYGLDKKAGWYSKRNVMIFDLGGGTLDVSLLTIADSVFEVKATAGDTHLGGEDFDNRMVNHCAEQFKRKHNVDIGGNFKALRRLKNECEKAKRRLSFMSETDIDIDCLHQGVDFCLTITRAKFEQLNMDFFGKCMEPVKKCLKDANMDMSSVHDVVLAGGSSRIPKVQQLLQEVFKGKELCKGINPDEAVAYGAAVQATILSGGNLTGKLGDFALVDVTPLSLGVEVLVEEEHIMKVVIPRNTRIPVKITFKGFTTLYDNQRDVRFAIYEGESKMARDNNYLGEFELNDIPPAPSGVPKLKVCFDIDENGILHVSAQDKSTGQKKGLTFNCDRRTCEGIETLI, from the exons ATGGCGGGAAAAGACGAAGCTGCAGGTCATGCAATCGGGATCGACCTGGGGACAACCTACTCGTGTGTGGCGGTGTGGCAGAATGATCATGTAGAAATCATAGTGAACGATCAGGGCAACAGGACCACTCCATCTTATGTTGCTTTCACAAATACTGAGCGATTGATAGGTGATGGTGCATTCAACCAGGTCATAAAAAACCCAACCAACACCATCTTCG ACGCGAAAAGGATAATTGGTAGGAGGTTCACAGATGAATGTGTTCAAAACGATATTAAGCATTGGCCTTTTAAGGTCATTGGAGGTCCTTCTGACAAGCCAATGATTGTCGTCACATACAAGGGTGTAGAGAAACAATTTGCTGCTGAAGAAATCTCATCTATGATTCTTGTGAAAATGCGGGAGATTGCTGAGGCCTACCTTGGTTCAACTGTGAAAAATTCAGTTATCACAGTCCCTGCTTACTTTAACGACTCACAGCGACAGGCTACGAAAAAGGCAGGTGCTACTGCTGGCCTAAATGTGATGCGCATCATCAATGAGCCGACTGCTGCAGCCATTGCTTATGGGCTTGACAAGAAGGCTGGTTGGTATAGCAAGAGAAATGTGATGATATTTGATTTGGGCGGGGGAACTTTGGATGTTTCGCTACTTACCATAGCTGACAGTGTCTTTGAAGTGAAGGCCACCGCTGGAGACACTCATCTTGGAGGTGAAGACTTTGATAACAGAATGGTCAACCACTGTGCTGAGCAATTCAAAAGGAAGCATAACGTGGACATTGGTGGAAACTTCAAGGCTCTTAGGAGGTTAAAAAATGAATGTGAGAAGGCAAAGAGGAGGCTTTCATTTATGTCTGAGACTGACATTGACATTGATTGTTTGCATCAGGGTGTTGATTTTTGTTTAACTATTACCCGTGCTAAATTTGAGCAACTCAACATGGATTTCTTCGGCAAGTGCATGGAGCCTGTGAAGAAGTGCCTGAAAGATGCTAACATGGACATGAGCAGCGTCCATGATGTTGTTCTTGCTGGTGGCTCTTCTAGAATTCCCAAGGTTCAGCAGCTTTTGCAGGAGGTTTTCAAGGGAAAGGAGCTTTGCAAGGGCATCAATCCGGATGAGGCAGTGGCCTATGGTGCCGCTGTTCAAGCTACCATCTTGAGTGGTGGCAATCTAACTGGAAAGCTTGGGGACTTTGCACTGGTGGATGTCACCCCTCTCTCACTTGGGGTGGAGGTTCTTGTAGAAGAAGAACATATCATGAAAGTTGTGATTCCAAGAAACACTAGAATACCGGTCAAAATAACATTCAAAGGTTTTACCACGCTCTATGACAACCAACGTGATGTTCGTTTTGCCATCTATGAGGGTGAGAGTAAAATGGCAAGAGATAATAACTATTTGGGAGAATTTGAACTCAATGACATTCCTCCAGCTCCCAGTGGTGTTCCTAAACTTAAAGTTTGCTTTGATATTGATGAAAATGGCATCCTGCATGTCTCTGCTCAGGACAAGTC